Genomic window (Bombus vancouverensis nearcticus chromosome 2, iyBomVanc1_principal, whole genome shotgun sequence):
CTTCTTTTTACGCCATGAGACTTTTGTTCTGGGGAATCAGGCTTTTGCTCAAACTGTTGAGGTGGTGGTTGAACTGTATAATGTACTTGAGGAGGTATGTGACCATTCTGATATTGCATATGCTGTGCATGATACTGTATCTGTGCTTGAACTTGCGGTGGAGGTACATTATGTAAAGGTATATTTGCGGGTGGCATCTGAACCTATTAAATTTTACATTCTTATTCATATATACtttaattcataaaaatgtataCATACTATAACATTACCTGTAGTTGTCCCTGCGATTGCATCATTTGCTGCGGTTGTTGTGCTTGATATAGCCATGGAGCATTTTGTGAAGAAGGTGCTTGCGTCGGCGGTGGAATACTAGTAAGAACATTCATAGAGTTCGACATTTGAGCAGCAGGCGGTGGTACAATTTGCGGAGGTGGTACTGGTTGTGGCTGTGGCCCTTGATCCACTGGTCCTTCTTGTTGATGTTGAACCTCACCAGGAGGAAGAGGATGTTGTTGAGGATGTTGGGGCGATTGAGCATTAGGGACCAAAAATGTTTGCGTAGACGGAggaggtacttgtaaatgaaattGGGGAGCATGACTTTCAAACTGTGGTGGTAACATATGCTGAGCCACAGCCTGAGATTGTTCATGATTTTGCTGCAACTGTGGTGGAACAATATGCTCCCCAGGTTGTAACACAAACTGTGTTTGAGATTGTGATGCAGCTGCTTGCACCTGCTGATATTGTATTTGGTAAGTTTGTGGTACTGGAGGTGGTGGTTGATTTGGCGGGAAGTTTGGCGGAGGAAAATGAAGGTGTAATAATGGTGGAGGTGGTTGTTGAGTTATGTTAATTGGAGCTGCTGGAGGTGGCTGTTGTAAATTCACGTTAACAGCTTCGATTATCCCTTGTGGCGGTGTAGAAGGCCTTTGTACATTTGGTTGTGTATAAACATAAGAAACTGCACCATTAACTGGCGCACTACTACTTGTAATGAAGTTTTGTTGAGCTGGACTCTGTGGCGGTGGTTGACTCATAACATACATTTGGGCTACAGGTTGCGGTGATGATTGTGATCCAGGTTGAATCCCTTGAATTTGTAGCGGTTGCCCAGGATGAATTTGATATTGCACTTGACTGACTGTTGATGGAGGACCAATTAATTGTACTTGTCCAACTGGCGGGGGTGGCATAAATGTTTGTATTTCCTTCAAGCAAAACATTCCATTATAACAGAACTAATATTAGATTTAATAGGTAGTAAATAAATCTATaaatttgtttgtttgttaCCTGTGTTTGTGGTGGTGGTACCAATGGTCCAGAATGGGGTGGAATGTGTACTCCAGGTGGAGGAACTGTTATACCAGAGCCTGGTGCACCAGTCACTGTAGCAGTGAGAATGGTTGCTGGCAATGTTACTACACTACTTTGTGGGTGTTGTATAATATCTGTTAAGAATGATTTGCGACAATTACAGACAGAATTTCTAACAGCCATGAACTATTAGTGTATGTGCTCTACCTTGATGTTGTATAGTAACAACATTAGGCTGTCCCAAAGTACCAATGTTCATGGTTTGAAATTGTGCTATAAAAGATGAAAGTGATAACAAATGAAAATCTATAATCACATTTAATGTTTATAAAATGTAATTGATTCATACTTTGTGGCATTTGCGACTGTTCTATAACTTGCTGTGATTGTACTGGTGGTGGTTGCTGCTGTATATATGATTGCAATTCCGATTGCATTGTCTGGATTAAATTAATTGCTAACTGTTTTGCATTTTGTAATGCTTCTGGCTTTGGATGCCTATACAAAcagaatgtataatataattaattattataaattcaaaattattataaagaaaATGTATAATTCAACTTACTCTATATACAAATGCAGTGGTTCTGGAGATTCAGTGCCTAAAACAGGATCAATGAATTGCGACCCTCTACCCCTTAAAGTTATATTTGCACCTGTTTCACCCCTAATGTATAATAGATTTGCTCCACCTGCACCTATAATTCTACCTCTTAAATCAAATCCTTCTGGAGCATTTTCTATCCCAACACAGATTTTTtcctataaaaataattgtgtTAATGACAATAAAAGACATATATATGCACATAGTTAGTAACTATGCATAATATAAAAGTACTGCATACCACAGATGTAACTCCGGAATGTAAACTCATAAGAGGTGGCGGTGCATTAGTAAATCTACTTGGCCTATTTAAAGAACTTTGATGTtctgttttaataatttcattaattttttgtaTAGCCGCTGTAAAGAGGATAAAATcctaaattattaacaatttgcAAAAGAGAAATAAACAGAAGTAAAGCAACATACAATCTACATTATGTTTTGCATGCCCTTGTATATAAAGATACAAAGGTCGCTCATTAGGGCAACGTAACTTCTCTTGTTCTGTCATAAAACGTCCACGTGTTGAAACAGTAGCACCTAAAAGTTAGTTAACATGTCCaacataaataattgttatataaaatagatttaaGTAACATGTAGCATAAAAAGTTCCacaagaaaatattataaaatataaaaaatatacctGAGTAAGAATTAATTTCATCTTGTATGTAACCCTTCGTAAGCAGTGTGCGGGCACTAGGTGgtatttcattaatttcaaaCTCTGATGTATAtgtttccccatttttaaagGTTGCATTtgaagttgttaactatttgttgtagaaataaaattaacttaaaaaatacttataccaaaattaaattatttcatgAACATACCTTATTGTTTGAATCTGAACCCCTTAGTTTTCCTTTAGCCATAgggataaaatatatacaactTTGCCGAATATCTCTTTTTTCATAACGTCAACACATACAGAAGATTAACGTCATTCGAACATTTTTCACTGTactaaaaaaagtaaataaatgattGTAATATCTCCATTACGATACTTCCTTTTCTAGCTGTAAGTAAATCACGTAAATGGTATAAATTTTAGGTTATTACAGATACATAGTaataaatttccaattaaaCACCAATGACTTGAATTTTATTGCTACACATACCGTTATTTACTAAATCTAAGAGTGATTTACGATTTCACATGACAAACTCGCGATCAAAATACTTAACagcgaattaattttaaaatgatatcGCAAAATTATTAATCGGTACTACAAATCACTTACTACCATTTTTTAGTACTCTATCGTTGTGTGAGACGCTGTGACAGTGACAGACTTGCGCGTATTAGATAAAGTTGCCATGTTAATTTTACATATATGAAAAACAAAAGATTATGTAACTAAACaagtaatattttcaatttttcatgtATTCCTTAATTatgattttaaaaaattttacgaTAAGTTATTATAGATTTTATCCCCTTAATCGAAGTAGCATGTAAAGTATTggaaatatctttttatattacACACAGTGAATATcaagattaaattaaaattaaagcaTAGTTTTCCAGAATGTGTttagaggaaaagaaagaaataatacaaggaattttttattgaataaatagtttatttaattttttcattataatatGTGCatcttcttattttataatataattaaaatataaataattgcgTGCTATGGACAGAAATATCGCGCCGCCATGCATATATATACTTCGTTTATTgtgcaaatataaataaatcatatttgACTAGTTTGcgcatttaattaatataaagaaCAGCTTGAAAAATTCATTATGTACTATTGTTACAAAAAATGCGTTAatctttcttaaaatattacatttacaaCTCCTAAACTTGAATAATactaaaaaaataacaatatattGTTTCTATTTAGTTATTATATGTACGTATTTAGATAATACATAGCTTCCTACCAAAAATTATagacatttttattaataattcttctaaaaaatatttgttaagcttTAAACTCTATTATATTGTTTTCTCATGCAGAATATAATGattttgattatttatttgaattttacattattttatatatttctcagGAAAAAAGTTATTTGACAGAAAGACGTCCTAAACAATGACAATGAAAATTCATCTATTATTTTGCCACATAAAGCTTaactattatatgtataaatataccaCTCATGTACATATTGtttgaagaaatagaaaaatagattGTCCTTAgtcataaatatattaatatttgtaactTACTCAATGTATGGTTACCTTCTCCAAAATTACTTTTTGAAGAAATTTgccattaaaataattaattaaaaataagtaatttagttcaattttaattttacatcAGTGGCACGAATCAGTCTCTTCTCCCAATAAGGCCCTTTTAAAATCTACAAATTCcactttcaatattttcaattataaatataagatataaaacattttttaacttGCAGTACAAACAGAGCTTAAAAAACTTTTAAACATGCTCATTATGTAAACTGCACACagttgtaataaaatatatagttGACAAAGAAACTGATATATAACATTTGTTATACAAAACAATTTAATGTAATAAGATCTGAAAGACAATGAAGCTGATAAAAAGGAATGTCGTTATTATGTACATGAGTTATTAAGTGTAAAATATAAGTTCAGGAATTTGTCCTTCATCGGTAGATGTTCCATTATTATCTCCAGTCTCAATACTAAATTCAAACTTAACTTTTCCATTCCCTGAATCACTATCCACCATGACTGTTTTTAAACCCTTAGTTCCAAAATGAGAATAGGGGCCCTAAAATAGAATGCACAATGATAATCAACGTAAGAATACATTGAAAATAACTATCATATACCGACCTTAAATGTTGCTGATGCAGTGTAAATTGTATTTGGTAAAATTTCTGCTAACTCTTTAAACATTAATCGATAAGTGTATTTTGAACCATCACAGCTGAAACTTGTTGAATTTGTAGCAATCACCTTTCCAGAAGCAGTATGTATCAATTCTATTAATACTTCATATATAGCAGAGCCATGCATACTACCATAGACACCATAGCCAATAAGAAATATGCGTCTATCAACGCTAAATctaaaaaagaagaatatatctaaattatataaaatactataaaCATGAAATTCTCTTTACGTTTTGTCTTGAAAATCACCTTATACGGTCACTTGTCCCATTGTATCCCCATCTACTTTTGGTATGTTGAAATCTGCATACAGTTTGTTCTTTACCAGTCATGCAACAGCGAGGCATTGTTTGAAATCCTACCACTGGTTTGggatttaatataaaatatgagaATAAAGAAAGAACCTAAAACAAATAGTTTTTAAATAAgtaatttcataaatatatataggatatatattaaatgataCAATTGATACTAGCTTCTGAATAATTAAGAAGTCCAGATTTTGCTGGCCCAGCTGTAAATTCTTCTTTTGACATTAAGGGAAAACGAATCAATGAAAAAGCACTACCCAAAACAAACCGCTGATTTTCTGGGGTAACTGGTAAACGATGCCTTATACATTCTGCTTCTGACCATCTATTCAGatgaaataacaaataattatacatacgCATATTCATCAAATATCAGATACTTCATATATAATACTGTTCTACCTTAAAACTGCTTGAAATATTTTAGATTCTCTAACACGAAGGGTGTCTCTTTCCAAAACAATTTTTAATGTATCAATATCAATATCTGTAAATCCATCTGCATTTAAAGCTTCTGTAGTAAATCTATCAATAGTATCCAAACATACTGCAGCCAGTTGTGATTCATCAAAAAGTCGAGCTTGCGTTAAGAGCAAAAATGCATTATCACtggttaaattatttttcaaataatccaCACAGTGCTTTTCTAAAGCAGACACTGCATACTTTTTAGCTGTATATAACGTAGTCATCACAGTTTCAGGATCTATCTGTATCTCATctgtatataaaaaaagaagtactgccaagaaagcagcaggttCTACATCAGGTACTTCTATTT
Coding sequences:
- the LOC117163190 gene encoding uncharacterized protein LOC117163190 isoform X1; this translates as MAKGKLRGSDSNNKLTTSNATFKNGETYTSEFEINEIPPSARTLLTKGYIQDEINSYSGATVSTRGRFMTEQEKLRCPNERPLYLYIQGHAKHNVDSAIQKINEIIKTEHQSSLNRPSRFTNAPPPLMSLHSGVTSVEKICVGIENAPEGFDLRGRIIGAGGANLLYIRGETGANITLRGRGSQFIDPVLGTESPEPLHLYIEHPKPEALQNAKQLAINLIQTMQSELQSYIQQQPPPVQSQQVIEQSQMPQTQFQTMNIGTLGQPNVVTIQHQDIIQHPQSSVVTLPATILTATVTGAPGSGITVPPPGVHIPPHSGPLVPPPQTQEIQTFMPPPPVGQVQLIGPPSTVSQVQYQIHPGQPLQIQGIQPGSQSSPQPVAQMYVMSQPPPQSPAQQNFITSSSAPVNGAVSYVYTQPNVQRPSTPPQGIIEAVNVNLQQPPPAAPINITQQPPPPLLHLHFPPPNFPPNQPPPPVPQTYQIQYQQVQAAASQSQTQFVLQPGEHIVPPQLQQNHEQSQAVAQHMLPPQFESHAPQFHLQVPPPSTQTFLVPNAQSPQHPQQHPLPPGEVQHQQEGPVDQGPQPQPVPPPQIVPPPAAQMSNSMNVLTSIPPPTQAPSSQNAPWLYQAQQPQQMMQSQGQLQVQMPPANIPLHNVPPPQVQAQIQYHAQHMQYQNGHIPPQVHYTVQPPPQQFEQKPDSPEQKSHGVKRRFSDVETNSETSPYQCGPLPAQRHGTGEGDRQQQVLHGPSQAAAGLPHGDRNKLLMPPPHQGEKRSLDQKTAGINTGNEQNPIGDSINIHPGGPPLPPSLPPQAPWQTHHVRVPWGRPPPMPRDGEHQGVCPTLPPTNMPPPQIRPRGHIEGNRSPIQNAILEHPLNVEYNQMPPYTTKPPPYNSHPLMQSICNPPPPPPPHHQQRPQHPPQNVQHYQVPISQTYQPPTSCPPWMN
- the LOC117163190 gene encoding uncharacterized protein LOC117163190 isoform X2 produces the protein MAKGKLRGSDSNNKLTTSNATFKNGETYTSEFEINEIPPSARTLLTKGYIQDEINSYSGATVSTRGRFMTEQEKLRCPNERPLYLYIQGHAKHNVDSAIQKINEIIKTEHQSSLNRPSRFTNAPPPLMSLHSGVTSVEKICVGIENAPEGFDLRGRIIGAGGANLLYIRGETGANITLRGRGSQFIDPVLGTESPEPLHLYIEHPKPEALQNAKQLAINLIQTMQSELQSYIQQQPPPVQSQQVIEQSQMPQTQFQTMNIGTLGQPNVVTIQHQDIIQHPQSSVVTLPATILTATVTGAPGSGITVPPPGVHIPPHSGPLVPPPQTQEIQTFMPPPPVGQVQLIGPPSTVSQVQYQIHPGQPLQIQGIQPGSQSSPQPVAQMYVMSQPPPQSPAQQNFITSSSAPVNGAVSYVYTQPNVQRPSTPPQGIIEAVNVNLQQPPPAAPINITQQPPPPLLHLHFPPPNFPPNQPPPPVPQTYQIQYQQVQAAASQSQTQFVLQPGEHIVPPQLQQNHEQSQAVAQHMLPPQFESHAPQFHLQVPPPSTQTFLVPNAQSPQHPQQHPLPPGEVQHQQEGPVDQGPQPQPVPPPQIVPPPAAQMSNSMNVLTSIPPPTQAPSSQNAPWLYQAQQPQQMMQSQGQLQVQMPPANIPLHNVPPPQVQAQIQYHAQHMQYQNGHIPPQVHYTVQPPPQQFEQKPDSPEQKSHGVKRRFSDVETNSETSPYQCGPLPAQRHGTGEGDRQQQVLHGPSQAAAGLPHGDRNKLLMPPPHQGNEQNPIGDSINIHPGGPPLPPSLPPQAPWQTHHVRVPWGRPPPMPRDGEHQGVCPTLPPTNMPPPQIRPRGHIEGNRSPIQNAILEHPLNVEYNQMPPYTTKPPPYNSHPLMQSICNPPPPPPPHHQQRPQHPPQNVQHYQVPISQTYQPPTSCPPWMN
- the LOC117163190 gene encoding uncharacterized protein LOC117163190 isoform X3, which gives rise to MAKGKLRGSDSNNKLTTSNATFKNGETYTSEFEINEIPPSARTLLTKGYIQDEINSYSGATVSTRGRFMTEQEKLRCPNERPLYLYIQGHAKHNVDSAIQKINEIIKTEHQSSLNRPSRFTNAPPPLMSLHSGVTSVEKICVGIENAPEGFDLRGRIIGAGGANLLYIRGETGANITLRGRGSQFIDPVLGTESPEPLHLYIEHPKPEALQNAKQLAINLIQTMQSELQSYIQQQPPPVQSQQVIEQSQMPQNIIQHPQSSVVTLPATILTATVTGAPGSGITVPPPGVHIPPHSGPLVPPPQTQEIQTFMPPPPVGQVQLIGPPSTVSQVQYQIHPGQPLQIQGIQPGSQSSPQPVAQMYVMSQPPPQSPAQQNFITSSSAPVNGAVSYVYTQPNVQRPSTPPQGIIEAVNVNLQQPPPAAPINITQQPPPPLLHLHFPPPNFPPNQPPPPVPQTYQIQYQQVQAAASQSQTQFVLQPGEHIVPPQLQQNHEQSQAVAQHMLPPQFESHAPQFHLQVPPPSTQTFLVPNAQSPQHPQQHPLPPGEVQHQQEGPVDQGPQPQPVPPPQIVPPPAAQMSNSMNVLTSIPPPTQAPSSQNAPWLYQAQQPQQMMQSQGQLQVQMPPANIPLHNVPPPQVQAQIQYHAQHMQYQNGHIPPQVHYTVQPPPQQFEQKPDSPEQKSHGVKRRFSDVETNSETSPYQCGPLPAQRHGTGEGDRQQQVLHGPSQAAAGLPHGDRNKLLMPPPHQGEKRSLDQKTAGINTGNEQNPIGDSINIHPGGPPLPPSLPPQAPWQTHHVRVPWGRPPPMPRDGEHQGVCPTLPPTNMPPPQIRPRGHIEGNRSPIQNAILEHPLNVEYNQMPPYTTKPPPYNSHPLMQSICNPPPPPPPHHQQRPQHPPQNVQHYQVPISQTYQPPTSCPPWMN
- the LOC117163190 gene encoding uncharacterized protein LOC117163190 isoform X4 → MAKGKLRGSDSNNKLTTSNATFKNGETYTSEFEINEIPPSARTLLTKGYIQDEINSYSGATVSTRGRFMTEQEKLRCPNERPLYLYIQGHAKHNVDSAIQKINEIIKTEHQSSLNRPSRFTNAPPPLMSLHSGVTSVEKICVGIENAPEGFDLRGRIIGAGGANLLYIRGETGANITLRGRGSQFIDPVLGTESPEPLHLYIEHPKPEALQNAKQLAINLIQTMQSELQSYIQQQPPPVQSQQVIEQSQMPQMTGAPGSGITVPPPGVHIPPHSGPLVPPPQTQEIQTFMPPPPVGQVQLIGPPSTVSQVQYQIHPGQPLQIQGIQPGSQSSPQPVAQMYVMSQPPPQSPAQQNFITSSSAPVNGAVSYVYTQPNVQRPSTPPQGIIEAVNVNLQQPPPAAPINITQQPPPPLLHLHFPPPNFPPNQPPPPVPQTYQIQYQQVQAAASQSQTQFVLQPGEHIVPPQLQQNHEQSQAVAQHMLPPQFESHAPQFHLQVPPPSTQTFLVPNAQSPQHPQQHPLPPGEVQHQQEGPVDQGPQPQPVPPPQIVPPPAAQMSNSMNVLTSIPPPTQAPSSQNAPWLYQAQQPQQMMQSQGQLQVQMPPANIPLHNVPPPQVQAQIQYHAQHMQYQNGHIPPQVHYTVQPPPQQFEQKPDSPEQKSHGVKRRFSDVETNSETSPYQCGPLPAQRHGTGEGDRQQQVLHGPSQAAAGLPHGDRNKLLMPPPHQGEKRSLDQKTAGINTGNEQNPIGDSINIHPGGPPLPPSLPPQAPWQTHHVRVPWGRPPPMPRDGEHQGVCPTLPPTNMPPPQIRPRGHIEGNRSPIQNAILEHPLNVEYNQMPPYTTKPPPYNSHPLMQSICNPPPPPPPHHQQRPQHPPQNVQHYQVPISQTYQPPTSCPPWMN
- the LOC117163191 gene encoding LOW QUALITY PROTEIN: BTB/POZ domain-containing protein 1 (The sequence of the model RefSeq protein was modified relative to this genomic sequence to represent the inferred CDS: inserted 1 base in 1 codon) encodes the protein MKRDNTSKIIXFHCVKMSSESPLSDVPTVVSRLHNLRLSQEDGDELQQNVNLVVSGDSSPEPVRNTQPIGNVILSRARRALNFVCDEDQSTSSTARAGESSSSNGDNRPPTNVANTLHLVGISQDTATLESTSTNGQATVAYNWQGTKATMRERIVFLFNNEILSDVSFIVGRGVQKQRIPAHKLVLSSGSAVFDAMFNGTLATASSEIEVPDVEPAAFLAVLLFLYTDEIQIDPETVMTTLYTAKKYAVSALEKHCVDYLKNNLTSDNAFLLLTQARLFDESQLAAVCLDTIDRFTTEALNADGFTDIDIDTLKIVLERDTLRVRESKIFQAVLRWSEAECIRHRLPVTPENQRFVLGSAFSLIRFPLMSKEEFTAGPAKSGLLNYSEVLSLFSYFILNPKPVVGFQTMPRCCMTGKEQTVCRFQHTKSRWGYNGTSDRIRFSVDRRIFLIGYGVYGSMHGSAIYEVLIELIHTASGKVIATNSTSFSCDGSKYTYRLMFKELAEILPNTIYTASATFKGPYSHFGTKGLKTVMVDSDSGNGKVKFEFSIETGDNNGTSTDEGQIPELIFYT